Proteins encoded in a region of the Nicotiana tomentosiformis chromosome 9, ASM39032v3, whole genome shotgun sequence genome:
- the LOC138899023 gene encoding uncharacterized protein, producing MTSPIIQRDIVTACNIEITKAIIKELNGDYFAMLVDESFDTSRKEKMDIVLRYVGRMRFMMEQRIDVLHIQNTNASSLNSAIVNLLAQHSLSLSYMHGQCYDGAINIQGDINGLKILIKRDSRSAHPIHYFLINFNLPLLRF from the coding sequence ATGACATCTCCAATAATTCAGAGAGACATTGTTACTGCATGTAATATAGAAATAACTAAAGCTATCATTAAAGAACTAAATGGTGATTACTTCGCCATGCTAGTTGATGAATCTTTTGATACGTCACGCAAGGAGAAAATGGATATTGTCTTACGATATGTTGGTAGAATGAGATTTATGATGGAGCAACGTATTGATGTTCTTCATATTCAAAATACTAATGCTTCATCTCTGAATAGTGCAATTGTTAATTTACTTGCTCAACACTCGTTAAGTCTCTCATATATGCATGGACAATGTTACGATGGGGCAATAAATATTCAGGGTGATATTAATGGTCTTAAAATATTGATTAAGCGAGACAGTAGATCGGCTCATCCCATTCATTATTTTCTCATCAACTTCAACTTACCCTTGTTGCGGTTTTAA